A genome region from Candidatus Omnitrophota bacterium includes the following:
- the cmk gene encoding (d)CMP kinase, translating into MERSGKSLIIAIDGPAGSGKSTVSKRLAEKLELLYIDTGAMYRALTLKAINGGMDLDDGDSLTAMARFTAIDLKDENGSKKVFLDGKDVSLAIRTPELTSKVRFIARVPGVRHEMVKLQRSIGERQGAVLEGRDIGTVVFPDADYKFYLDADPGERAKRRYKELLGSGRKVKLEEILKDVIERDESDMKRAVGALKKAKDSVVVDTTSLSIDEVVEKLFSHISEKK; encoded by the coding sequence ATGGAAAGAAGCGGTAAAAGCCTGATAATAGCTATAGACGGGCCGGCAGGCAGCGGCAAGAGCACAGTATCGAAAAGATTGGCCGAGAAGCTGGAGCTTCTATATATAGATACCGGCGCCATGTACAGGGCGCTGACGTTAAAAGCGATAAATGGCGGCATGGATCTGGATGACGGTGATTCTTTGACAGCTATGGCGCGCTTTACGGCGATAGACCTGAAAGACGAAAACGGATCGAAGAAGGTCTTTCTCGACGGTAAGGATGTGAGCCTGGCCATAAGGACACCCGAACTTACGAGTAAGGTAAGGTTCATAGCGCGCGTCCCGGGCGTCAGGCATGAGATGGTAAAACTGCAGCGCTCCATAGGCGAGAGGCAGGGCGCTGTGCTTGAAGGCCGGGATATAGGCACCGTAGTATTCCCTGACGCGGATTACAAATTCTATCTTGACGCGGATCCCGGAGAGAGAGCGAAGCGCAGGTATAAAGAACTTCTGGGCTCCGGCCGGAAAGTCAAGCTGGAAGAGATACTGAAAGACGTAATAGAGCGCGATGAATCTGATATGAAACGCGCCGTGGGGGCTTTAAAGAAAGCGAAGGATTCTGTGGTAGTTGACACGACCAGTCTTTCGATCGATGAAGTCGTCGAAAAGTTATTCTCACATATCTCTGAAAAAAAATGA
- a CDS encoding lysophospholipid acyltransferase family protein, which produces MFFKLYLGLRVVGRENVPEKGAFIMVSNHVSYFDPILLGTSVYRSLNFMARDNLFKKPCFAWTMRKVHAFPVKRHGGDLGALKKSFEVLASGKPLVIFPEGTRAKDRELKDAKPGVGFIITKANVPVVPAYVAGSFDALPRGLNTLRRHPVAVFIGEPIIFDKSYYGKRDKESYQKISDEIMLRIANLKDKYEPSPFYE; this is translated from the coding sequence GTGTTTTTTAAGTTGTATCTGGGCCTCAGGGTCGTAGGACGCGAAAATGTCCCTGAAAAGGGCGCGTTCATCATGGTCTCCAATCACGTGAGCTATTTCGACCCTATATTACTCGGCACCTCCGTATACCGAAGCCTGAACTTTATGGCCAGGGATAACCTTTTTAAGAAACCGTGTTTTGCCTGGACAATGCGAAAAGTCCATGCGTTCCCGGTGAAGAGGCATGGCGGAGATCTGGGCGCCCTCAAGAAGTCTTTTGAGGTACTGGCAAGCGGTAAGCCGCTCGTGATCTTCCCGGAAGGGACCAGGGCAAAGGATAGGGAATTGAAGGACGCCAAACCGGGCGTCGGTTTCATCATAACGAAAGCGAATGTGCCTGTAGTGCCGGCTTATGTAGCCGGTTCGTTCGACGCGCTGCCGAGAGGATTGAATACTCTAAGACGTCACCCTGTGGCCGTATTCATCGGGGAACCGATAATATTTGATAAGAGTTATTACGGAAAAAGGGATAAGGAATCGTACCAGAAGATCAGCGACGAGATAATGCTGAGGATAGCCAATTTAAAAGATAAGTATGAACCCAGTCCTTTCTATGAGTAG